In Deltaproteobacteria bacterium, one DNA window encodes the following:
- a CDS encoding NAD(P)/FAD-dependent oxidoreductase, whose amino-acid sequence DADTGGYNLQAAFSTGHVAGEQAVAFVKERMETQLR is encoded by the coding sequence GATGCCGACACGGGCGGTTACAATCTGCAAGCGGCCTTCTCCACCGGCCATGTAGCCGGCGAACAGGCTGTCGCCTTCGTAAAAGAACGGATGGAAACTCAATTGCGTTGA